From Lagenorhynchus albirostris chromosome 15, mLagAlb1.1, whole genome shotgun sequence, one genomic window encodes:
- the FKBP1A gene encoding peptidyl-prolyl cis-trans isomerase FKBP1A, giving the protein MLEDGKKFDSSRDRNKPFKFVLGKQEVIRGWEEGVAQMSVGQRAKLTISPDYAYGATGHPGIIPPNATLVFDVELLKLE; this is encoded by the exons ATGCttgaagatggaaagaaattCGATTCCTCCCGGGACAGAAACAAGCCCTTTAAGTTTGTGCTGGGTAAGCAGGAGGTGATCCGAGGCTGGGAAGAAGGGGTTGCCCAG ATGAGTGTGGGTCAGAGAGCCAAGCTGACTATCTCCCCAGACTATGCCTATGGCGCCACTGGGCACCCAGGCATCATCCCACCAAATGCCACTCTCGTCTTTGATGTGGAGCTTCTAAAACTGGAATGA